Proteins found in one Triticum urartu cultivar G1812 chromosome 4, Tu2.1, whole genome shotgun sequence genomic segment:
- the LOC125552694 gene encoding subtilisin-like protease SBT3.18 isoform X1 — MAAFLLLLVVSSLSFAAIDPVQCTTASHSHVHVVYLGHNNDLSPSLTTRFHLQLLSTVFAEPEEARQAILYSYSYGFSGFAAVLNSTQATTLSETEAVISVFRSRMLQLHTTRSWDFMGLSLHSHMEQPSSQMHLKYGDDVIVGILDTGVWPESESFRDDPHLGPVPSSWRGTCVGGQQFDPVTACNRKLIGARYYLAGFEAETGPLNTSGGAEYRSARDRVGHGTHTASTAVGAVSPNASYFGGLGRGAARGGAPRARLAVYKVCWFKDLTGRCNDADILAAFNDALHDGVHVISASLGSPPPLSPLFATSTEVGSFHAMQLGVSTVFSAGNDGPDAAMVQNVSPWGVTVAASTIDRRFPTVIALGSNASFVGEGFIVKDMKMPLVESTSVFADGTCSLDQLVNRTAASGKIVLCFSTMGMVSGEGAALAVYAGGGSGVIFADSSSRRSNQDNFLPTVHVNLRQGTQILNYIQSRSRPRPTVHISPSRTVVDKTPAPAIAYFSSRGPSSISPNILKPDVTAPGVNILAAWPPKSSPTMLPLDKRSTEWNFDTGTSMSCPHVTGIVAILRSVHPTWSPAAVKSALMTTAYVHDDTSDAMLAGGTQKAADAFDTGAGHVDPLRALDPGLVYDADARDHVRFLCGLGYTEAQVRQMVLSSPALDTSCAGGAIGDADLNYPAIVLPELRAAATVKRTVTNVGLQRETVYHATVISPQGAHVEVWPPALAFSSRCARAEYYVTVTPAKLSRGRYDFGEIVWSDGYHRVRTPLVVRVTNLPDAGVGAQPTNQHRDTTEY; from the exons ATGGCTGCTTTTCTGCTTCTGCTCGTTGTTTCCTCCCTCTCATTTGCTGCCATTGATCCTGTTCAGTGCACCACAGCTTCTCATTCACAT GTTCACGTTGTGTACTTGGGCCACAACAACGATCTTAGTCCTTCTCTGACCACACGGTTTCATCTCCAACTTCTGTCAACTGTCTTTGCAGA GCCGGAGGAAGCAAGACAAGCTATTCTCTACAGCTACAGCTATGGTTTCTCTGGTTTTGCGGCAGTGCTCAATTCAACGCAAGCCACCACATTGTCGG AAACAGAAGCGGTCATATCAGTATTCAGGAGCAGGATGCTGCAGCTCCATACAACAAGGAGCTGGGATTTCATGGGCCTCAGCCTGCATTCGCATATGGAGCAACCATCCTCCCAAATGCATTTGAAGTACGGAGACGACGTAATTGTCGGTATCCTCGACACCG GTGTGTGGCCTGAATCCGAGAGCTTCAGAGATGACCCCCACCTAGGCCCCGTGCCGTCGTCATGGCGCGGCACGTGCGTCGGAGGCCAGCAGTTCGACCCGGTCACCGCGTGCAACCGCAAGCTCATTGGTGCGCGCTACTACCTCGCCGGCTTCGAGGCGGAGACCGGCCCGCTGAACACCAGCGGCGGCGCGGAGTACCGGTCGGCCCGGGACCGCGTGGGCCACGGCACGCACACGGCGTCCACGGCCGTGGGCGCCGTGTCCCCCAACGCGAGCTACTTCGGTGGGCTGGGCCGCGGCGCGGCACGCGGGGGCGCCCCCAGGGCGCGGCTGGCGGTGTACAAGGTGTGCTGGTTCAAGGACCTGACGGGCCGGTGCAACGACGCCGACATCCTGGCGGCGTTCAACGACGCGCTGCACGACGGCGTGCACGTCATCTCGGCGTCCCTcgggtcgccgccgccgctgtcgcCGCTGTTCGCGACGAGCACCGAGGTCGGGTCGTTCCACGCCATGCAGCTCGGGGTGTCCACGGTGTTCTCGGCGGGCAACGACGGGCCCGACGCGGCCATGGTGCAGAACGTGTCGCCGTGGGGTGTCACCGTCGCCGCCAGCACCATCGACCGGAGGTTCCCGACGGTGATCGCGCTCGGGAGCAATGCCTCCTTCGTG GGAGAGGGCTTCATTGTGAAGGACATGAAAATGCCTTTAGTAGAGAGCACTAGCGTCTTTGCCGATGG GACGTGCTCCCTGGACCAGCTGGTGAACCGCACGGCGGCGTCTGGGAAGATCGTCTTGTGCTTCTCCACGATGGGGATGGTGTCTGGCGAGGGCGCGGCGCTGGCGGTGTATGCCGGCGGTGGCTCCGGCGTGATCTTCGCGGACTCCAGCTCCCGGCGGTCCAACCAGGACAACTTCCTGCCCACCGTCCACGTCAACCTGCGCCAGGGCACCCAGATCCTCAACTACATCCAGAGCCGTTCAAG GCCACGGCCGACCGTGCACATCTCGCCGAGCAGGACCGTCGTCGACAAGACGCCGGCGCCGGCCATCGCCTACTTCTCCTCCAGAGGGCCCAGCTCCATTTCTCCAAACATTCTCAAG CCTGACGTCACCGCACCCGGGGTGAACATCCTGGCGGCGTGGCCGCCCAAGTCGTCGCCGACGATGCTCCCTCTGGACAAGCGCTCCACGGAGTGGAACTTCGACACGGGCACGTCCATGTCGTGCCCCCACGTCACCGGCATCGTCGCCATCCTCAGGTCCGTGCACCCGACCTGGTCACCGGCCGCAGTCAAGTCCGCCCTCATGACCACGGCGTACGTGCACGACGACACGTCGGACGCCATGCTGGCCGGTGGCACGCAGAAGGCCGCGGACGCCTTCGACACCGGCGCGGGGCACGTGGACCCGCTGCGGGCGCTGGACCCGGGGCTGGTGTACGACGCGGACGCGCGCGACCACGTGCGCTTCCTCTGCGGCCTCGGCTACACGGAGGCCCAGGTGCGGCAGATGGTGCTCTCCTCCCCGGCGCTCGACACCAGCTGCGCCGGCGGCGCCATTGGCGACGCCGACCTCAACTACCCGGCCATCGTGCTCCCCGAGCTGCGGGCTGCGGCGACCGTGAAGCGGACGGTGACGAACGTGGGCCTCCAGAGGGAAACCGTGTACCACGCTACCGTCATCAGCCCGCAGGGCGCGCACGTCGAGGTGTGGCCGCCAGCGCTGGCGTTCTCCTCGCGCTGCGCCAGGGCCGAGTACTACGTCACCGTCACGCCGGCGAAGCTCTCGCGCGGCCGGTACGACTTCGGCGAGATCGTGTGGTCCGACGGCTACCACCGCGTCCGCACGCCGCTGGTCGTCAGGGTCACCAACCTGCCGGACGCCGGCGTCGGCGCTCAGCCCACGAATCAGCACCGTGATACTACTGAGTACTGA
- the LOC125552694 gene encoding subtilisin-like protease SBT3.18 isoform X2, which translates to MLQLHTTRSWDFMGLSLHSHMEQPSSQMHLKYGDDVIVGILDTGVWPESESFRDDPHLGPVPSSWRGTCVGGQQFDPVTACNRKLIGARYYLAGFEAETGPLNTSGGAEYRSARDRVGHGTHTASTAVGAVSPNASYFGGLGRGAARGGAPRARLAVYKVCWFKDLTGRCNDADILAAFNDALHDGVHVISASLGSPPPLSPLFATSTEVGSFHAMQLGVSTVFSAGNDGPDAAMVQNVSPWGVTVAASTIDRRFPTVIALGSNASFVGEGFIVKDMKMPLVESTSVFADGTCSLDQLVNRTAASGKIVLCFSTMGMVSGEGAALAVYAGGGSGVIFADSSSRRSNQDNFLPTVHVNLRQGTQILNYIQSRSRPRPTVHISPSRTVVDKTPAPAIAYFSSRGPSSISPNILKPDVTAPGVNILAAWPPKSSPTMLPLDKRSTEWNFDTGTSMSCPHVTGIVAILRSVHPTWSPAAVKSALMTTAYVHDDTSDAMLAGGTQKAADAFDTGAGHVDPLRALDPGLVYDADARDHVRFLCGLGYTEAQVRQMVLSSPALDTSCAGGAIGDADLNYPAIVLPELRAAATVKRTVTNVGLQRETVYHATVISPQGAHVEVWPPALAFSSRCARAEYYVTVTPAKLSRGRYDFGEIVWSDGYHRVRTPLVVRVTNLPDAGVGAQPTNQHRDTTEY; encoded by the exons ATGCTGCAGCTCCATACAACAAGGAGCTGGGATTTCATGGGCCTCAGCCTGCATTCGCATATGGAGCAACCATCCTCCCAAATGCATTTGAAGTACGGAGACGACGTAATTGTCGGTATCCTCGACACCG GTGTGTGGCCTGAATCCGAGAGCTTCAGAGATGACCCCCACCTAGGCCCCGTGCCGTCGTCATGGCGCGGCACGTGCGTCGGAGGCCAGCAGTTCGACCCGGTCACCGCGTGCAACCGCAAGCTCATTGGTGCGCGCTACTACCTCGCCGGCTTCGAGGCGGAGACCGGCCCGCTGAACACCAGCGGCGGCGCGGAGTACCGGTCGGCCCGGGACCGCGTGGGCCACGGCACGCACACGGCGTCCACGGCCGTGGGCGCCGTGTCCCCCAACGCGAGCTACTTCGGTGGGCTGGGCCGCGGCGCGGCACGCGGGGGCGCCCCCAGGGCGCGGCTGGCGGTGTACAAGGTGTGCTGGTTCAAGGACCTGACGGGCCGGTGCAACGACGCCGACATCCTGGCGGCGTTCAACGACGCGCTGCACGACGGCGTGCACGTCATCTCGGCGTCCCTcgggtcgccgccgccgctgtcgcCGCTGTTCGCGACGAGCACCGAGGTCGGGTCGTTCCACGCCATGCAGCTCGGGGTGTCCACGGTGTTCTCGGCGGGCAACGACGGGCCCGACGCGGCCATGGTGCAGAACGTGTCGCCGTGGGGTGTCACCGTCGCCGCCAGCACCATCGACCGGAGGTTCCCGACGGTGATCGCGCTCGGGAGCAATGCCTCCTTCGTG GGAGAGGGCTTCATTGTGAAGGACATGAAAATGCCTTTAGTAGAGAGCACTAGCGTCTTTGCCGATGG GACGTGCTCCCTGGACCAGCTGGTGAACCGCACGGCGGCGTCTGGGAAGATCGTCTTGTGCTTCTCCACGATGGGGATGGTGTCTGGCGAGGGCGCGGCGCTGGCGGTGTATGCCGGCGGTGGCTCCGGCGTGATCTTCGCGGACTCCAGCTCCCGGCGGTCCAACCAGGACAACTTCCTGCCCACCGTCCACGTCAACCTGCGCCAGGGCACCCAGATCCTCAACTACATCCAGAGCCGTTCAAG GCCACGGCCGACCGTGCACATCTCGCCGAGCAGGACCGTCGTCGACAAGACGCCGGCGCCGGCCATCGCCTACTTCTCCTCCAGAGGGCCCAGCTCCATTTCTCCAAACATTCTCAAG CCTGACGTCACCGCACCCGGGGTGAACATCCTGGCGGCGTGGCCGCCCAAGTCGTCGCCGACGATGCTCCCTCTGGACAAGCGCTCCACGGAGTGGAACTTCGACACGGGCACGTCCATGTCGTGCCCCCACGTCACCGGCATCGTCGCCATCCTCAGGTCCGTGCACCCGACCTGGTCACCGGCCGCAGTCAAGTCCGCCCTCATGACCACGGCGTACGTGCACGACGACACGTCGGACGCCATGCTGGCCGGTGGCACGCAGAAGGCCGCGGACGCCTTCGACACCGGCGCGGGGCACGTGGACCCGCTGCGGGCGCTGGACCCGGGGCTGGTGTACGACGCGGACGCGCGCGACCACGTGCGCTTCCTCTGCGGCCTCGGCTACACGGAGGCCCAGGTGCGGCAGATGGTGCTCTCCTCCCCGGCGCTCGACACCAGCTGCGCCGGCGGCGCCATTGGCGACGCCGACCTCAACTACCCGGCCATCGTGCTCCCCGAGCTGCGGGCTGCGGCGACCGTGAAGCGGACGGTGACGAACGTGGGCCTCCAGAGGGAAACCGTGTACCACGCTACCGTCATCAGCCCGCAGGGCGCGCACGTCGAGGTGTGGCCGCCAGCGCTGGCGTTCTCCTCGCGCTGCGCCAGGGCCGAGTACTACGTCACCGTCACGCCGGCGAAGCTCTCGCGCGGCCGGTACGACTTCGGCGAGATCGTGTGGTCCGACGGCTACCACCGCGTCCGCACGCCGCTGGTCGTCAGGGTCACCAACCTGCCGGACGCCGGCGTCGGCGCTCAGCCCACGAATCAGCACCGTGATACTACTGAGTACTGA